The Myxococcales bacterium genomic interval GCGCCCGCTTCCACATGACCAGACTGCTTTCGCACGCGTCTTCTGCCTCTATCTGGTAACGTCCGCCCCGATGACGGTTGCCCCATCCAGCCGCCCTCGCATCATCAAGCTGCCACCCACGCTGGTCGATCAGATCGCTGCGGGCGAGGTGGTGGAGCGGGCCGCCTCCGTCGTCAAAGAGCTCTGCGAAAACAGCCTCGACGCCGGAGCGCGCCGGATCGATGTGGAGATCGAGGGGGGCGGGCGCAGCTTGATCCGTGTGGTGGACGATGGCTGCGGTCTGTCGCCCGACGAGGCCCGCCTGGCTCTCGAGCGCCATGCCACCTCGAAGATCAGCCGCGCCGAAGATCTCTGGGGCGTGGAGACCTTCGGGTTTCGGGGGGAAGCCTTGCCTTCGATCGCGTCCGTTTCCAGGCTTCGGCTTGGCAGCCGGCCGGTCGACGCTGACGAAGGGTTCGTGCTGCGCATCGAGGCGGGCGTTGAGACCGAAGCGCGCGCCGCAGGCATGCCTACGGGCACCCAAATCGAGGTGCGCGACCTCTTCTTCAACACGCCGGCTCGGCTCAAATTTCAGAAAACCGAGAGTACCGAAGCAGGGAACGTATCCGAGTCCTTGCTGCGCCTGGCTCTGGCCAATCCCGATGTTCACTTTCGGTTGCGTACCAACGGGCGCGTAGCTCTGGACTTACCCCCTCACCGTGACCTCGCAGAGCGCGTTCGAGCGGCTCTTGCCCGTCGGGGCGCCGGTGTCTTGCACGAGGCTGTGGGCGACGAAAATGGGGTATGCGTTCACGCCTTCCTGGGGGGCCCGGAATGCGCATCGACGACGGCGCGCAACACCTTTCTCTTCGTGGGGCGTCGCTTCGTGCGGGACCGCTCGTTGCTCCAGGCCGTGTGCATGGGCTACGGCGAGCTCCTCGAACGGGGGCGCTACCCCTTGGCGGTGTTGTTCGTGGACGTGCCCGGTGAAGACCTCGACGTCAACGTGCACCCGCAGAAGCTGGAGGTGCGTTTCGCCAACCCGCAGCCTGTGTATGGAGCTGTTCGGCATGTCATCGGCGCGTCCTTGGCGCGGGCGCCGTTTCTCGAGCTCGAGAGCCGAAAAGCCCACTCCCTGGCACCAGGAAGGGGGGGCAAGGGAGCCCTGCCCATGGCCCGGGAGGGCAGCTACGACGGGCGGGCTGCCGCTGAACGAAGCCGCATGTCCGCGGGCAGCCGGGCGGCCGATCCCGTAGACCTCGACCGTTTGTTTCATCCTCGTTCGGCAGAAGGCCCGCTCGAGGCCCCTCAGCCGGCAAAGGCGGTGCTCCCGACGCAAGCCCAGCTGCCGGTGGTATCCGCGCCCCCGCCCCCCTCCGGCGTTGCGGGGCTTGCGAGCCTGCGCTACCTGGGAACGCTTGCGCGGACGTATTTGCTGCTCGAGACGGAGGAGGGAGGTCTGTGCCTCGTCGACCAGCACGCGGCTCACGAGAGGGTGCTCTTCCAAAAACTGCGGACGGCATGCGAGGCCCGCGACGTGCCGAGACAGCGCCTGCTTTTTCCGATTCCCATCGAGCTCGACGAGGCCCGGCTGGCAACCGTGGGTGAGGCCCAGGACACGCTCCAGACTCTGGGGTTCGAGCTCGAGGCGTTTGGCCTCAAGACGGCCCTGGTGCGCGCGGTTCCCGAGCTGCTCGCCCACGTCGACCCGAAACCCATGCTCCGCGACGTGCTCGACCGTTTGGCGGAAGGAGAAGCCCCCACGCTGGCGCCCGCCGAGCTCGAGCGGGTGCTTTCCACTTTGGCGTGCCACAGCGCCACGCGTGCCGGCGATGTGCTCGATCCGCCCCGCGTGGCAGGCCTCCTGGCCGAGCTCGACGCCGTGGATTGGCGCTCTCACTGCCCACACGGGCGTCCCGTTCTCGTGCGGTTACCGCTCGCGGAACTCGAGCGCCGCTTCGGCCGAACATGAGCACCGGCCCCAACGCTTTCCCGGACCCCGTGCCCCGCGTGGTGGCGATCGTGGGACCGACGGCCTCGGGCAAGAGCGATCTCGGCATGGCCCTCGCAAAGGCCTGGCCCGAAGGCGCGGAGATCGTTTGTTGTGACTCGATGCAGGTCTACACCGGCTTGGATATCGGCACGGGAAAACCCACAACCGATGACCGGACGAGCATTCCTCACCACCTGCTCGACGTGGCGCGGCCCGACGAAGCGTTTCACGCGGGGGCGTGGGCGCGGTGTGCGGGGCAGGTCATCGCCGGCATCACCGCGCGGGGACGGCTGCCAGTGATCGTGGGCGGCACGGGGCTTTACTTCCGGGCCCTCACCCGGGGCCTCTTCGAGGCGCCGCCGCCCGATGCGGGTATCCGGTCCCGTCACCAAGCCGAAGCCGCCCGGGGGGGCGTACCGGCGTTGCACGCCCGCTTGGCGGGCATCGATCCTGACGCGGCGGCAAAGATCGCTCCGAACGATCTCGTCCGGACGAGCCGCGCCCTCGAGGTGTGGGAGCAGACGGGCCGCCCCATTACGGCGCTGTGGCGAGAGGCTGCCGCCGTTCCGCCCTTGCGTTGTTTTCGGGTGGTTTATGACAAGCCTTCCGATGAGCTCCGGGGGCTCATCGATCGTCGGGTCGACACCATGATGGCGATGGGCTTTCTCGACGAGGTACGCGGGCTCTGGGCCCAGGGATTCCGCGAGGCCCGGGCGCTCGGGGGCCTTGGCTACAAACAGCTGGGGGAGCACCTGGCGGGAGCCTGTGACCTGTCCTCTGCCATCGCCGAAACCAAACGCGTCACGGTGGCCTACGCCCGCCGGCAGCGCACGTGGTTTCGCCAGGAGCCAGGATTGCGCGTGACGGCATCACCGCCGCTTGCCGACATCATGACCCAGATCCGGGCTTTCTTCGAAGGGTGTGACGACCCGCTCTGAGCCCCTTCGCCCGGGCGACGCCCGTTGCGCGCCGGAATCCCACGACGGGACTTGTCATCCGGCCCGAAGCGCCCCAGTATTCCCCCTTCTTTCCCGCGGAAACCGTGTATGGAGACAAAGACCGAAAAGCCGGCCGACAGCCCCACGCTCGAGTTCGAGCGCCCCATCGTGGAGCTGGAAAAGCGCATCGACGAACTGCAACAGCTCACCGGGGGGTCGGTAGATCTCCAGAAGGAGATACGCGCCCTGCAAAAGCGGGTCGAAGCCCTTCAGAGGAAGATCTTCGACGATCTCAGCCCCTGGCAGCGTGTCCTGCTCTCCCGGCACCCCCACCGGCCGTACACGCTCGACTACATCAGTCGTATGTTCACGGAGTTCACCGAGCTGCATGGCGACCGGCGTTTCGCTGACGATCCCGCCATCGTGGGGGGCTTTGCCTTTCTCGACGGAGAGCCCGTGCTGATACTGGGGCACCAAAAGGGGCGCACGACCAAAGAGAACGTGAAGCGTAACTTCGGCATGCCGAAGCCAGAGGGTTATCGCAAAGCGCTTCGTTTGATGGAGCTGGCAGGTCGCTTCGGGCGCCCGATCATTTGCTTCGTGGACACATCGGGGGCCTATCCTGGACTCGACGCGGAGGAGCGTGGCCAGGCCGAGGCCATCGCCAAGAACCTCGAGGTCATGGCCGGCCTTCCGGTGCCCATCCTCTGTGCGGTCATCGGCGAAGGAGGCTCGGGGGGCGCGCTCGCCCTGGGCGTGGCCGATCGTATCTTCATGCTCGAGAACTCGGTGTACTCCGTCATTTCGCCGGAGGGCTGCGCTTCCATCCTGTGGCGCGACGATACACAGAAGAGCCTTGCGGCCGAGGTCATGAAGATCACGGCGGCCGATCTCAAACGTCTTGGCATCATCGATGAGGTCGTGGCGGAATCGCGGGGCGGTGCCCACCGTGACTGGGACGTGACGTCCGACAACCTCAAGGCGGTCTTCGCGAAGCATCTCGCCGAGCTGAAGAAGCTGAACCCACAGCAGCTGCGAGACGAGCGCTACCGCAAGTTTCGCCAAATGGGCCAATTCGTAGAGACCACGGAAAAAGTCTGATGAGCAAGCGACCCTCGAGTCCCGGTGCGGAAGAGATCCTGGGCCAATACTTTCCGGTTCTGGACCACGGCTTCGTGTCGCTGGTGGATTACATGGGCACCGATGAGGATATCGAGCGTGCGGCGCGCGTGAGCTACGGCTACGGGACGCGCAAGCAGAACCTCACGCGCGGGCTCATTCGCTACCTACGGCGGCACAAGCACACCACGCCCAGCGAGATGGTGGAGCTCAAGTTCCATTGCTGCATGCCTATCTTCATCGCGCGGCAGTGGATTCGCCACCGGACGGCCAACGTCAACGAATACTCCGGCCGTTACAGCCTGGTGCCCCTGTTGTTTTACTCACCCGAAGCCGAGCAGCTTCAGACGCAGAGCCGCAGCAACAATCAGGGTCGCAGCGGGCGTCCGGTCGACCCGTCGATGTTCGATGAGGCTGCGAGGCGCTGGGGGCAGATACGGGCACAGGCGGCCGACACGTACGAGTGGTTGACGGAGAACGACGTGGCTCGCGAGCTGGCCCGCATCGACCTGCCTCTGTCCACGTACACCCAATGGTACTGGAAGATTGACCTACACAACCTGCTGCATTTTCTCACCCTGCGGGTGGACGAGCACGCGCAGTGGGAGATTCAGCAGTTTGGCCGCGTGATGGCGGGCATGCTCAAGCGGGTGGCTCCTCTCTCGTACGAGGCCTGGATCGACTACGACGTGTGCGGCAGTCACGTCTCCCGCATGGAGCTCGACGTCCTCCGACGGCTGGTGCACGGTGATGGGGAAGGCGTTGCTGCGCGGGAAGGCGCCTTGAGCAAGGACGAGCTGGCAGGGGCAGGGCTGTCACCCCGCGAGATTGCAGAGTTCCTCGCCAAGTTGGCTCCCAAGCGCGTACCAGACTTCGAGCTCGACCTCACGAAGGCCAAGCCGGGCGAGGTGTTCGCCGAGCGCTTCGCCCAGGCGGTACCGAAGGGTGACCGCGTCCCTCAAGACGGCTGATCCCAGCCCGCCTGCTCAGCCCACCGGAGCCGGACCTCACAGGCCCTGCCCGAGCGCTACGTCTCCTCTTTCGGGGGCGTGGGCGTGACCGAGGGCACACGGTACATGCCCGTGCGGCGTGGCGACAGCATGCGCGGCAGCTCCGAGAGGGCCTTGTCCAAGGTGATGGGTTCTTCGCCGAGCTCTGCCTCGAAGTCGATCAAGTCGCCATCGGAGTGGGCGCGCAGGCGCTTCGCGTAGTCGATGGCGCGTCGGATCGATTGCTCGGATACGCCCGCATCGAAGCTCTCTCCATTGTTCCCCTTGCCGCCAGAATCCCTAGACATGCTGTTCGTGTCCCGAAGCCCATAGAGGTTGCACGTGTCGACGAGCCGCGGGAGAAACACCACACCCCAAGTCCTCTGCCCGCCTCCGACGCCTGCCCACGGCTAGCCGCCTCACACGTTTCTCCCAGCGTGTGGCCGAAGTATGGTGAAGCAACGCGGGCGAATCAATTCAATTCGCGGGCAGGCCGAAAAGGCGGCGAGCATTCTCGGTCGTGGCCCGCGCGGTGGTCTCTAGATCCAGCTGCTTCAAGTTCGCCAGGCACTTGAGGGTCTCCACTACGTAAGCGGGCTCGTTACGCTTTCCCCGATACGGTATGGGCGCAAGATACGGGGCGTCGGTCTCGATCACGATACGATCGAGCGGCGTAAAGCGGGCGGCCTCGCGGATGGGTTCGGCATTCTTGAAGGTCAAGATGCCCGAAAACGAAATCATCTGGCCAAGGTCGAGATAGGCACGTGCGTCGTCACGTTCACCCGTGAAGCAGTGAATCACACCGGGATGGCCGCGGCCTGCCTCGGTGAGGATCTGTTTTGCGTCCTCGTGCGCGTCACGGATGTGCGAAATGACGGGTCGCTGCAACCGGCGGGCGAGCTCGAGAAAGCGGCGGTAGGCGTCGCGTTGAACGGCGCGGGGCGATTGATCGTAGTGATAATCGAGCCCCGTTTCCCCGATGCCCACGACGCGAGCCGCCTTCCCGAGGCCCTCGAGCTCAGCCCAATCCGCCTCGGTCATGCTAGCTGCGTCGTGAGGGTGTACGCCCACGACGGCCCAAACATCCGCTTCCGCCGCGGCCAGCGCCACGGCTGCCCGGGCGGATCGGGTGTCGTTGCCAGCACCGATGCAGACGAAGGCGTTCACTCCGGCCCGTCGGGCGCGATCCAGCACCTCCGGCAGCTCACCGGCGTAATCCTCGAAGTCGAGATGGCAGTGGGTATCGATGACGGGAAGCACGAAGCGAAAATAGCACTCCCGCCGGCCCCGATCTGCTCACCCTGAGTTCGGCCCTTGCGTTTGCGGCCGCGTACCTCTAAGCCGCGTTTTCGGGCTGCTCGTCGGACACGAGTTGGAAGACACCCGGGGGCTGTTCGATCACGAACAACGCCAACCCAAGACGGCGCAGCAAACGATCTGCGGACAGCCCAAGGGATTGGGCGAGGTTTTGGGCTTGGCGCGCGTCGATCCGGGGGCCACTCAGGCGGAAAAGATCGATCAAGCTTTTGTCTTCCTCCGAAAGCAGGAGGGGCTCCGGATCGGCCAGGCGCACGTGACCCGTGTCGTCCACACGGAAGCGAGGCACCTGTCGGCACAGCGCCTCGAGGACCGACAGCGGAGGCACGAAAGCCGAGGGGCGCCGCTGAAACACCGCGCGCGCCAAGGTGGCCAACGAAATAGGCGCCGAGACCGTGAGCACCTTCTCGATGCTGCGGACCAACCGGGCGTCATCACTCTCGAACCAGAACCATCCGGTGGCAGGCACGAGCCAGCGGAAGCTTGGGCGCGCGCTCACCACGGTTTTCACGAAGTCGAGTCGGTCCGTGCCCGCTTGCTCGGCCAGGTGTCCGAGCCTCGCGAGCCCCCATGAGACCACCGTGCGTACGGCCAGTCCGTAAACCCTCTGTGTAAGTGCCAGATCTGCTCCCGGCACGGCCAGACAGACGTCGCCTCGTCTCAAGATCGAGTACGGGATGGGCGCTTCCACGAAGCGGCTCGCGCGTTCAATCTGAGCGAGCGATATCTCGCCCCGCGCGACCCCGTGGGCGCGCAACGCCTCCAGGATCATTTGCTCTGATGCCGGCGCCATTTGCCCGATGAGTTCAATGGCGCGTTCGAGCAAGGGGGTCGGCGGTCTTGGCCACAGGCGGGGTCGTGCCACCAGGAAGGGGGCAAGCTCGTCTTCGAGCAGCGTCGGCTGCTCGGGGGGTTGGCTGGCCGCTTGCCGCAACCGAACCGCCGTGGCCACTGCGTCTTGGAGTGACCGCAGACCGAACCCCGGAATCGCCAGCAAGCGTCCCACGGTCCAGGCGCCCTCGAGGGGCTCGTGGAGCACGGCTCGTTCCAGCGCGTCGCGCACCTTGGGGGGCAAAGGAATGTCCCTCAGGATCTCCGCCGGCGACGGGGCAGGGCGCATCAGGAAGTCGGCCGGCGGTCGACGGAGGGTCGACGCCGGCATCGACCTGGACAGCGATGCGAGCACCACCGCCGTCGTCGCAAGCGCTGCAGACATGCCCTCCAACTTAGAAGGCGTATGTCTCCGATAGGTTTCCTCGGAGCTAAAACCCCGTAAACCAGTGTCGTTGCGCGCCTTTGCGTGCGAAGCGGGGGTAAGGCGGCGACCGAATCAGAGTCGCGCGGCCACTGAAGCGGCGCCCAGAAGGCCCACTGCCGGGTGGGTGACGATGAAGCATGGGGTCTTCGCCACCAACGGCTGAAAGCGTCCCTTGGCCTCGAAGGCCTGGCGGAAAACACCGTTCGTCATCACCGGAATGATGCGCGGTCCGATGCCCCCAGCGATGTAGACCCCGCCCGTGGCCAAAAAGGTCAACGCCAGGTTGCCCGCAAGTCCGCCGAGGACTGAACAGAAAAGATTGATCGCCATGACGCAAATCGGATCCTTGCCGTCCATGGCCTGACGCGCGATCACCGCTGCGGGATCCTCCACCACCATCTGGCCTTTCGTTTCGTCGGCCACCAAGGGGCGCAGCGCGGGCTCGCTGGTGAGGAAACCAAAAATGTCCGAAAGCCCCTGTGTGGAGAGCACGCGTTCGTAGGAAACGCGCCCGTAGCGCCCGGCCATATAGGTCATCAGTCCCGTTTCGAGGGCGGACCGGGGCGTGAAGTCCACGTGGCCACCCTCGGAGGCGATGACCTGGTACCGGTTGTCGGCGGGAGACCAGAACAGGAAGCCTTCACCAAGGCCCGTGCCCGCACCCATCACCACGATGGGGCCCGTGGGGTTGCGTTCACCTCCACCGACCGGACAAAGGTTTTCGGGCCCGATCACCGTAACTCCCAAGGCAGCTGCCTGAAAGTCATTGAGCAAGGCCACTTTCTCGATCTTGGTCTTCGCCTCGATCTTTCGGCCGTCGACGAACCAGGGCAGGTTCGTCACCCGGCACGTGTTGTTGTCCACGGGGCCTGGCACGCCAAAACAGGCGCGTCGCGGCTGGGCGTCGGGGCCAAGCGCCTTTCGCACGTCGTGAAGGAACTTTTCAACCACGGCGTCGAGAGAGGCGTGGTCTGCCGAGGGGTAGGCCCGCTCGAAGAAGATCTCGTTGTCGCGCAACAAGGCGAGGCGGCTGGTGGTGCCGCCGATGTCTCCGGCCAGAACGGTCACGTGAGGCTCCTTTATCGGGTCGTGGGGTGGTCGCTCAACCGCCCCTTGGCCGTCTACGATAACCCGTTCCGGGACATCGCGCGCGGCCACGAGCGCCAGGTCAGGGCTCGCTCGCTTTTCCGGCAGCTTCGGCCTGCTCGAGCGCCGTGATCTTCGCCACGCGGTCTTGGTGTCGTCCGCCCTGGAAGGGCGTCTCCAGAAACACGTCGAGGGCAGCCAAGGCGGTGTCGGGGGCCAGCAGGCGCTCGCCCAGGCACAGCACGTTGGCGTCGTTGTGGGACCGTGAGAGGCGGGCCGCTTCGATCGAGAACGCATCGGCGGCACGGACGCCGTGAACTTTGTTGGCGGCGATCGCCATACCGATCCCAGAGCCGCAGGCCAGCACGCCCAAGGTGCCAGGGTTGTCCCTCACGGCGCGACCGACGGGGGCGGCGTAATCGGGATAGTCGCTACGGTCGAAGGTGGGGGGCCCCAAGTCGACGATCTCTACGCTTGCCTTGCTGCGCAGATGCATCAACACCTTCTGCCTCAAGTGGAAACCGGCGTGGTCGCTTGCAACGAAGATCTTCACGACGTGGGGCACAATGGCAGGAAGAGGATAGCCTGGCAAGTCCCGGCCGCTCTCTCGGCGAACGCAGCCTACCGAGCACAAACAAAGACCGCCCAGCCGGATTCCTCCGGTCTGGGCGGTGCCTCACGATTGACCTAAAAAGGGAAGTTTAGATCTTGTCGAGCGTGGTGACGATGAACTTGTCGATCTTGAACCCAAGCTCCCGGCGCTCGATGCGCACGGAGACCGTGCCAGCCTCGCTCACGGTGAACGAAGAACCCGAACGCACCCAGTCCCATTCACCGTGTTTGTTGTGGTACACGGTGCCAAGCTTTTGGCCTTCTACGCTCAAGAAGAGCGAGTTGCTGTTTTTGTCCTGCGCGTAGCTGTTCAAGAACACCCAGTAGGTACCGGGCTTCGAGAGGTACACGTCATAGAGCGCGACGGCACCCTTGCCCTCGGCAACGCTTGCAGGCGCCCCCGAGCCCGTGACCTCGATGATGGTCCCGTTCTTGTTCCACTGAGCCTTGTCGCCGTTCTTGAAGAAGTCGCCGCTTTCGGCTTCGACGCGCGCCTCGTGGGGATCGACGACGGGGGTACGCCCGCGCATGACCGTGGGTGGCGGAGGCGTGACCGGGGTACGCCCGCGCATGACGGTGGGTGGCGGAGGCGTGACCGGTGTGCGCCCGCGCATGACTGTCGGGGGTTCGACGGGCGTTCGCGCTCTGGTTACCTCGCCCCGCACTACGGTCAACTGGTCGACAAAGTCCCCCGCGCGTCCCGTAAATCCAGCGAAGTAGCCGCTCTGGAAGGTGGCCGTCATGGAGCTTCCCGTCGCGGTACCCGCCTGGACGCAGCGGTTCTTCGACGTGCAAATGGTCAACTGGTTGACGACCCAGTCGGCCCGGGCGCTAACGGAGGACACCACCTCGTCGGCGTCGAGCAAAAGCCACGCGGTGTTGTCACCGCCGGAGCCCCCAGCCTTGCCCGTTCTGACCCGACTCGTGAAGTCGCTGTTCCAGTGGTAGACCTCGATCGAGTCGATGTAGAGGCCGTACCGGATCGCAATGCCCGCAAAAGCCGACCCGTCCTTGGTAAGCGAAAACGGGGAACCACCCGATCCGCCAATGGTTTCGCCGCTGGAAAGCAAGCCCTGCGTAACCAGCTCGAGCCCATCTTGGGATGAGGTATCGAGAACGTTGTCACCCTGGAGCGGCGCGTCGCCCTTGACGAGCTCGTAGCCGTCGGGGATGGGATCAGAGATGGGTGCGAGGGAGTAGGCCTCGACCTCAGGTCCACCGCAGCCAGCCCACAGGGGGGCGAGCAGGAGGCCACCAAGGGCCGCGTACGTCGTCATGCGTTGTTGTTTCATGGTCGTTCCTTATGACAGAAGTTCGACGAATCTCCTAGCATGGCTATAGCGTTTTGTGGACAAAAGTTGCGTCAAATGACGCTCGTGCTCGTTGCGCCTCAAGTTGAACGGGGGCGGGGCGTGGTGTATCTCCGCGCGTCGCCATGATGATCGCTTCTTGGAACGTGAACTCGGTGCGCGCGCGCCTGGATCGGGTCATCGGGTGGGTGCACGCGCGCCGGCCTGACGTGCTGTGCCTTCAGGAGACCAAAACCAACGACGAGGAATTCCCCGCGGACGCGTTCAGGGACTTGGGCTACCGGTGCACGCTATACGGGCAGCGCACCTATAACGGCGTGGCGCTCCTCTCGAAGCTTCCCGTGACGGAGGTGGTGCGAGGGTTCGGCGACGACGATCCCGCTTGCCGCTTCATCGCAGGACGCGTGGGAGGGGTGCTCGTGGCCAGCGTCTACGTGCCCAATGGCCAGGCGGTGGGCAGCGACAAGTTCGCCTACAAGCTCGCGTGGCTCGGCCGCTGGCGCGCGTGGCTCGATGCTCACGCGAACAGAGGCGACCTCATGGCCTTTTGTGGCGACTACAACATTGCCCCGGATGACCGGGACGTTCACGATCCGGAAGCCTGGAAGGACCAGGTGCTTTGCCACCCTGCCGAACGAGACGGCCTGGCGCGTATCGTCGACTTTGGGTTAGAAGATGTCTTCCGGCGCCTGCACCCGGAGCCAGGGCTTTACTCGTGGTGGGACTACCGGCAGCTGGCGTTCCCGAAGAACCGCGGATTGCGCATCGATTACGTGCTTGCCTCGGCGCGTCTCGCCGCCTCCTGCACGAGCGCTTTCATCGACCGGGAAGCCCGCAAAGGCAAGTTGCCGTCCGATCACGCACCTGTCGTCACCGAGTTCGCGCTGTGACAATCGGAGCGTCCGCAGGGTCCAAGGGCGCGAAAGCCCGACCCCTTCTGACACCAGGTGTTGACCCGGACCTTCCCAAGCAGTACTTTTCCACCCCCTAAATGGCCCGCGAAGAGCATATCGAGTTCCAAGGACGCGTGATCGAAGTTTTGCCCGCGGGCAGTTTCCGAGTGGAACTGGAGACCGGGCACCAGGTGCTAGCGCATCTTGGTGGCAAGCTTCGTAAACACCGTATTCGTGTCGTTTTGGGTGACAAGGTCACCGTGGCACTGACCCCCTACGACCCCACACGGGGGATCATCGTTTACCGCGGCTGAGGGTGGCCGCGAGCGGGAAACCCTATCGGGGGCGGCAACGGGAGGGCGGGTTGCGGATGTGCCAAGTACGAGAAGGCTCTGAGGGTGTTCGGTAAGTTTGCGAACGCCGCCGTGTGGATAGGCCTGGTCGCCGGGGCGTTCTTCGCTGGCCGTGCCACCGCCGAGTCCGAAAAAACCTCCGCTCCGGGCAGCGGTGTGGTTACGCCGCGTCCCGTTGCGGCGCCTGAACTCGAGCCTCCGGGGGCCGTGACCCCGAGTGAAGCTCCAAACCCCGCCGAACTGCAAGCCTCCGTGGCACCGCTCGTGGCGCGGGTGAAGCAGTCGGTGGTGGCGATACAGACCTCCAAGGTGATCCGCCGGGTGGTGCGGGAGGACCCCTTCACCCAATTTCTGCGCGAGCGCTTCGGCGGCGGGGACGCTCCTCCCGAACGCCGAGAGACCCAGCGCAGCTTGGGATCGGGGTTTCTCATCGACAAAGAGGGCACCGTACTCACCAACAACCACGTCGTGGCCGGCGCGGACGAGGTGATCGTGATCCTCGACGACGAGCGCAGCTTTCCGGCCAAGGTTCTGGGCGCCGATCCCTTCACGGACGTGGCCGTGGTGAAAATCGCCGAGCCGCCTGCGGATCTCCGCCCGGCACGTCTCGGCAACTCCGAAAAGGTGGCCGTGGGCGATTACGTCCTGGCGATCGGAAACCCGCTCGGCCTGGGGCAAACCGTGACCATGGGCATCGTCAGCGCGAAGAACCGGTCTCTCGGGACGAAGCTCGGGGACATCGAGCCCCGGTACCAGGATTTCATCCAGACCGACGCGGCGATCAACCAAGGCAACTCGGGAGGGCCGCTCTTCAATTTTCGCGGCGAGGTCATTGGCGTCAACTCGGCCATCTTGAATCCCGCTGTGGCAATGAACGTTGGTTTCGCCATTCCCATCAATTTGGCCCAAAACGTCGCCACCCAGCTCCAGGCTTCCGGGCGGGTGGCCCGAGGATATCTCGGCGTTTCGTCAATCGATCTCACGCCCGACCTGGCGCGCCAGTACAACCTCGACCAGACCTCGGGCGCCCTCGTGACGTCCGTGGTGGAGAGCTCGGCAGCGGCCCGTGCCGGTATTCGGCAGAACGACGTCATCGTCGAGATCGGTGATAAGTCGATCGACCGCCGGAACCAGTTGGCTCAGGCGATCGCGCAGATCGAACCAGGCAAGACGGTGAAAATCGTGTTCCTGCGCGGAGGGCAGCGCTTCGAGACCGAGGCGGT includes:
- the rpiB gene encoding ribose 5-phosphate isomerase B, with protein sequence MKIFVASDHAGFHLRQKVLMHLRSKASVEIVDLGPPTFDRSDYPDYAAPVGRAVRDNPGTLGVLACGSGIGMAIAANKVHGVRAADAFSIEAARLSRSHNDANVLCLGERLLAPDTALAALDVFLETPFQGGRHQDRVAKITALEQAEAAGKASEP
- the thyX gene encoding FAD-dependent thymidylate synthase — encoded protein: MSKRPSSPGAEEILGQYFPVLDHGFVSLVDYMGTDEDIERAARVSYGYGTRKQNLTRGLIRYLRRHKHTTPSEMVELKFHCCMPIFIARQWIRHRTANVNEYSGRYSLVPLLFYSPEAEQLQTQSRSNNQGRSGRPVDPSMFDEAARRWGQIRAQAADTYEWLTENDVARELARIDLPLSTYTQWYWKIDLHNLLHFLTLRVDEHAQWEIQQFGRVMAGMLKRVAPLSYEAWIDYDVCGSHVSRMELDVLRRLVHGDGEGVAAREGALSKDELAGAGLSPREIAEFLAKLAPKRVPDFELDLTKAKPGEVFAERFAQAVPKGDRVPQDG
- a CDS encoding glucokinase, whose translation is MTVLAGDIGGTTSRLALLRDNEIFFERAYPSADHASLDAVVEKFLHDVRKALGPDAQPRRACFGVPGPVDNNTCRVTNLPWFVDGRKIEAKTKIEKVALLNDFQAAALGVTVIGPENLCPVGGGERNPTGPIVVMGAGTGLGEGFLFWSPADNRYQVIASEGGHVDFTPRSALETGLMTYMAGRYGRVSYERVLSTQGLSDIFGFLTSEPALRPLVADETKGQMVVEDPAAVIARQAMDGKDPICVMAINLFCSVLGGLAGNLALTFLATGGVYIAGGIGPRIIPVMTNGVFRQAFEAKGRFQPLVAKTPCFIVTHPAVGLLGAASVAARL
- a CDS encoding TatD family hydrolase, whose protein sequence is MLPVIDTHCHLDFEDYAGELPEVLDRARRAGVNAFVCIGAGNDTRSARAAVALAAAEADVWAVVGVHPHDAASMTEADWAELEGLGKAARVVGIGETGLDYHYDQSPRAVQRDAYRRFLELARRLQRPVISHIRDAHEDAKQILTEAGRGHPGVIHCFTGERDDARAYLDLGQMISFSGILTFKNAEPIREAARFTPLDRIVIETDAPYLAPIPYRGKRNEPAYVVETLKCLANLKQLDLETTARATTENARRLFGLPAN
- the mutL gene encoding DNA mismatch repair endonuclease MutL, whose translation is MTVAPSSRPRIIKLPPTLVDQIAAGEVVERAASVVKELCENSLDAGARRIDVEIEGGGRSLIRVVDDGCGLSPDEARLALERHATSKISRAEDLWGVETFGFRGEALPSIASVSRLRLGSRPVDADEGFVLRIEAGVETEARAAGMPTGTQIEVRDLFFNTPARLKFQKTESTEAGNVSESLLRLALANPDVHFRLRTNGRVALDLPPHRDLAERVRAALARRGAGVLHEAVGDENGVCVHAFLGGPECASTTARNTFLFVGRRFVRDRSLLQAVCMGYGELLERGRYPLAVLFVDVPGEDLDVNVHPQKLEVRFANPQPVYGAVRHVIGASLARAPFLELESRKAHSLAPGRGGKGALPMAREGSYDGRAAAERSRMSAGSRAADPVDLDRLFHPRSAEGPLEAPQPAKAVLPTQAQLPVVSAPPPPSGVAGLASLRYLGTLARTYLLLETEEGGLCLVDQHAAHERVLFQKLRTACEARDVPRQRLLFPIPIELDEARLATVGEAQDTLQTLGFELEAFGLKTALVRAVPELLAHVDPKPMLRDVLDRLAEGEAPTLAPAELERVLSTLACHSATRAGDVLDPPRVAGLLAELDAVDWRSHCPHGRPVLVRLPLAELERRFGRT
- a CDS encoding acetyl-CoA carboxylase carboxyltransferase subunit alpha, which codes for METKTEKPADSPTLEFERPIVELEKRIDELQQLTGGSVDLQKEIRALQKRVEALQRKIFDDLSPWQRVLLSRHPHRPYTLDYISRMFTEFTELHGDRRFADDPAIVGGFAFLDGEPVLILGHQKGRTTKENVKRNFGMPKPEGYRKALRLMELAGRFGRPIICFVDTSGAYPGLDAEERGQAEAIAKNLEVMAGLPVPILCAVIGEGGSGGALALGVADRIFMLENSVYSVISPEGCASILWRDDTQKSLAAEVMKITAADLKRLGIIDEVVAESRGGAHRDWDVTSDNLKAVFAKHLAELKKLNPQQLRDERYRKFRQMGQFVETTEKV
- the miaA gene encoding tRNA (adenosine(37)-N6)-dimethylallyltransferase MiaA — its product is MSTGPNAFPDPVPRVVAIVGPTASGKSDLGMALAKAWPEGAEIVCCDSMQVYTGLDIGTGKPTTDDRTSIPHHLLDVARPDEAFHAGAWARCAGQVIAGITARGRLPVIVGGTGLYFRALTRGLFEAPPPDAGIRSRHQAEAARGGVPALHARLAGIDPDAAAKIAPNDLVRTSRALEVWEQTGRPITALWREAAAVPPLRCFRVVYDKPSDELRGLIDRRVDTMMAMGFLDEVRGLWAQGFREARALGGLGYKQLGEHLAGACDLSSAIAETKRVTVAYARRQRTWFRQEPGLRVTASPPLADIMTQIRAFFEGCDDPL